A genome region from Jeongeupia sp. HS-3 includes the following:
- a CDS encoding alpha/beta hydrolase codes for MTSRTLWIALMLALGAAGPVLAKTPKRKPAEQQAEAPKPPAYTAVSFTSDDGLKLDGRRYGKGDAWIIVSHQSNRDQASWEDFAAALAKDGYTVLSYDFRGYGLSQGKQAPGDAGTDLKAALAYARSEGAQRLGLVGASMGAIATVATAAQTTPQAVVLMSISPSYGSLAASDDALKALTVPRLFVSAKYDSSHADSERMAATASAADTLIVSKGGGHGTDIFGGTDGAAIQQKVVAFLEANVPVAN; via the coding sequence ATGACATCACGCACGCTTTGGATCGCCCTGATGCTGGCGCTGGGCGCAGCCGGCCCGGTACTGGCCAAGACGCCGAAACGCAAGCCGGCCGAGCAGCAGGCCGAGGCCCCGAAACCGCCGGCGTATACCGCCGTGTCGTTCACGAGCGATGACGGCCTGAAGCTCGACGGCCGCCGCTACGGCAAGGGCGATGCGTGGATCATCGTGTCGCACCAGTCCAACCGCGATCAGGCGAGCTGGGAAGACTTCGCCGCCGCGCTGGCCAAGGACGGCTATACGGTGCTCAGTTACGACTTCCGCGGCTACGGCCTGTCGCAGGGCAAGCAGGCACCGGGCGATGCCGGCACTGACCTGAAAGCCGCGCTTGCCTACGCCCGCAGCGAAGGCGCACAGCGGCTCGGTCTGGTCGGCGCCAGCATGGGCGCGATCGCAACGGTCGCGACGGCGGCGCAGACCACGCCGCAGGCGGTGGTGCTGATGTCGATCTCGCCGTCGTACGGCAGCCTCGCCGCAAGCGACGACGCGCTGAAGGCGCTGACCGTGCCACGGCTGTTCGTCAGTGCCAAATACGACAGCTCGCACGCCGACTCCGAACGGATGGCCGCCACGGCCAGCGCTGCCGATACGCTGATCGTTTCAAAAGGCGGCGGTCACGGTACCGATATTTTCGGCGGTACCGACGGCGCGGCGATCCAGCAGAAAGTGGTCGCCTTCCTCGAAGCCAATGTGCCGGTGGCGAACTGA